The proteins below come from a single Clupea harengus chromosome 21, Ch_v2.0.2, whole genome shotgun sequence genomic window:
- the pip5k1ba gene encoding phosphatidylinositol-4-phosphate 5-kinase, type I, beta a isoform X1 yields the protein MTSRGAYTVNKMASTTPPPQRRVEKPQKKPTAEAVRGAIQLGIGYTVGNLSSKPDRDVLMQDFYMVESVFLPSEGSNMTPAHHYPDFRFKTYAPLAFRYFRELFGIKPDDYLYSICNEPLIELTNPGASSSWFYLTSDDEFIIKTVTPKEAEFLQKLLPGYYMNLNQNPRTLLPKFYGLYCVQCAGINIRLVVMNNVLPRAMKMHYKYDLKGSTYKRRASRKERTKGSPTFKDLDFQEMMSEGLFFDPETHSALMKTLQRDCRVLESFKIMDYSLLLGVHVVERGLRERGGRGDSKRQKVLYSTALESIQGDGKAAKPVPDDDTLGGIPAKHKEEKLLIFLGIIDILQSYRFIKKVEHSWKALVHDGDTISVHRPSFYADRFLKFMGGTVFKKTHPLRGSSRRKRTSLHAQRSASQELLSTPTEPQKERKTQSLASLDSPDMSCGGQPDVVPSSADLGEVCSALTLSSSCSSASRSDASSESRGERRTSSATLVLGAATPPSRDPSSAPSSDSELDVYL from the exons ATGACCAGCAGAGGCGCTTACACTGTGAATAAG ATGGCATCAACAACTCCTCCACCTCAGAGACGTGTGGAGAAGCCTCAGAAGAAG ccgaCGGCGGAGGCGGTGAGAGGGGCGATCCAGCTGGGCATCGGCTACACCGTGGGGAACCTGAGCTCCAAACCCGACAGGGACGTCCTCATGCAGGACTTCTACATGGTAGAGAGTGTGTTCTtgcccag TGAAGGCAGTAATATGACCCCAGCGCATCACTACCCAGACTTCCGATTTAAGACCTACGCCCCACTGGCCTTCCGATACTTCAGAGAGCTGTTTGGAATCAAGCCTGATGACTACCtg tactccATCTGTAATGAGCCCCTGATTGAGCTGACCAACCCGGGGGCCAGCAGCTCCTGGTTCTACCTGACCAGCGACGACGAGTTCATCATCAAGACCGTCACGCCCAAGGAGGCCGAGTTTCTCCAGAAGCTCCTGCCAGGGTACTACATG AACCTGAACCAGAATCCCCGCACACTGCTGCCCAAGTTCTACGGGCTCTACTGCGTCCAGTGCGCCGGCATCAACATCCGACTGGTCGTCATGAACAACGTGTTGCCGCGGGCGATGAAGATGCACTACAAGTACGACCTGAAGGGCTCCACCTACAAGCGGCGCGCCTCGCGGAAGGAGCGGACCAAGGGCTCGCCCACCTTCAAGGACCTGGACTTCCAGGAGATGATGAGCGAGGGACTCTTCTTCGACCCCGAGACCCACAGCGCCTTGATGAAGACACTGCAGAGAGACTGccgg gttctgGAGAGCTTTAAGATCATGGACTACAGCCTGCTGCTGGGCGTGCACGTTGTGGAGCgggggctgagggagagggggggacgTGGGGACAGTAAGAGACAGAAGGTCCTCTACTCCACCGCCCTCGAGTCCATCCAGGGGGACGGCAAAGCTGCCAAACCTGTGCCTGACGACGACAC GTTGGGGGGCATTCCAGCCAAACACAAAGAGGAGAAGCTGCTCATCTTCCTCGGGATTATCGACATTCTGCAGTCCTACAG ATTCATCAAGAAAGTGGAACACTCCTGGAAAGCACTCGTTCACGATGGG gacaCCATCTCTGTGCATAGACCCAGCTTCTACGCTGACAGATTCCTCAAGTTCATGGGCGGTACAGTCTTCAAGAAGACCCACC CCTTGCGTGGGTCGTCTCGTCGAAAGCGCACGTCTCTGCACGCCCAGCGCTCGGCATCACAGGAGCTCCTGTCCACCCCGACGGAGCcgcagaaggagaggaagactcAGAGTCTCGCCAGCCTGGACAGCCCCG acatgtccTGTGGAGGCCAGCCTGACGTGGTTCCATCCTCGGCTGACCTGGGTGAGGTGTGTTCggccctcaccctctcctcctcctgctcttcggCCTCCAGATCAGACGCTTCCTCGGAGAGCAG GGGGGAGCGCCGCACGTCCAGTGCAACTCTGGTGCTGGGAGCCGCCACCCCCCCCTCGCGTGACCCCTCCTCAGCACCCTCCTCCGACTCTGAGCTGGATGTTTACCTG TGA
- the pip5k1ba gene encoding phosphatidylinositol-4-phosphate 5-kinase, type I, beta a isoform X2: MTPAHHYPDFRFKTYAPLAFRYFRELFGIKPDDYLYSICNEPLIELTNPGASSSWFYLTSDDEFIIKTVTPKEAEFLQKLLPGYYMNLNQNPRTLLPKFYGLYCVQCAGINIRLVVMNNVLPRAMKMHYKYDLKGSTYKRRASRKERTKGSPTFKDLDFQEMMSEGLFFDPETHSALMKTLQRDCRVLESFKIMDYSLLLGVHVVERGLRERGGRGDSKRQKVLYSTALESIQGDGKAAKPVPDDDTLGGIPAKHKEEKLLIFLGIIDILQSYRFIKKVEHSWKALVHDGDTISVHRPSFYADRFLKFMGGTVFKKTHPLRGSSRRKRTSLHAQRSASQELLSTPTEPQKERKTQSLASLDSPDMSCGGQPDVVPSSADLGEVCSALTLSSSCSSASRSDASSESRGERRTSSATLVLGAATPPSRDPSSAPSSDSELDVYL, translated from the exons ATGACCCCAGCGCATCACTACCCAGACTTCCGATTTAAGACCTACGCCCCACTGGCCTTCCGATACTTCAGAGAGCTGTTTGGAATCAAGCCTGATGACTACCtg tactccATCTGTAATGAGCCCCTGATTGAGCTGACCAACCCGGGGGCCAGCAGCTCCTGGTTCTACCTGACCAGCGACGACGAGTTCATCATCAAGACCGTCACGCCCAAGGAGGCCGAGTTTCTCCAGAAGCTCCTGCCAGGGTACTACATG AACCTGAACCAGAATCCCCGCACACTGCTGCCCAAGTTCTACGGGCTCTACTGCGTCCAGTGCGCCGGCATCAACATCCGACTGGTCGTCATGAACAACGTGTTGCCGCGGGCGATGAAGATGCACTACAAGTACGACCTGAAGGGCTCCACCTACAAGCGGCGCGCCTCGCGGAAGGAGCGGACCAAGGGCTCGCCCACCTTCAAGGACCTGGACTTCCAGGAGATGATGAGCGAGGGACTCTTCTTCGACCCCGAGACCCACAGCGCCTTGATGAAGACACTGCAGAGAGACTGccgg gttctgGAGAGCTTTAAGATCATGGACTACAGCCTGCTGCTGGGCGTGCACGTTGTGGAGCgggggctgagggagagggggggacgTGGGGACAGTAAGAGACAGAAGGTCCTCTACTCCACCGCCCTCGAGTCCATCCAGGGGGACGGCAAAGCTGCCAAACCTGTGCCTGACGACGACAC GTTGGGGGGCATTCCAGCCAAACACAAAGAGGAGAAGCTGCTCATCTTCCTCGGGATTATCGACATTCTGCAGTCCTACAG ATTCATCAAGAAAGTGGAACACTCCTGGAAAGCACTCGTTCACGATGGG gacaCCATCTCTGTGCATAGACCCAGCTTCTACGCTGACAGATTCCTCAAGTTCATGGGCGGTACAGTCTTCAAGAAGACCCACC CCTTGCGTGGGTCGTCTCGTCGAAAGCGCACGTCTCTGCACGCCCAGCGCTCGGCATCACAGGAGCTCCTGTCCACCCCGACGGAGCcgcagaaggagaggaagactcAGAGTCTCGCCAGCCTGGACAGCCCCG acatgtccTGTGGAGGCCAGCCTGACGTGGTTCCATCCTCGGCTGACCTGGGTGAGGTGTGTTCggccctcaccctctcctcctcctgctcttcggCCTCCAGATCAGACGCTTCCTCGGAGAGCAG GGGGGAGCGCCGCACGTCCAGTGCAACTCTGGTGCTGGGAGCCGCCACCCCCCCCTCGCGTGACCCCTCCTCAGCACCCTCCTCCGACTCTGAGCTGGATGTTTACCTG TGA